From a region of the Butyrivibrio sp. AE3004 genome:
- a CDS encoding MarR family winged helix-turn-helix transcriptional regulator, with the protein MDKVKLFRESTRELERNLEKLNSSDCCQCNVNTSQCFLVVEIGRKPGICVKELAELLKMDKSAVSRSVEELVQKGYVLREPSKRDRRCVVLNLTDEGMARFNTIEKDMNLKFERVFSMIPKEKQSQVLEALNIYNDAIKKSEVECCD; encoded by the coding sequence ATGGATAAGGTAAAACTATTTCGAGAAAGTACCAGAGAATTAGAACGTAATCTTGAGAAGCTAAACAGTTCTGATTGCTGTCAATGTAACGTTAATACATCTCAATGCTTTCTGGTTGTTGAGATAGGCAGAAAACCTGGAATATGTGTAAAGGAACTTGCTGAACTTCTTAAGATGGATAAAAGTGCTGTAAGCAGATCTGTAGAAGAACTTGTCCAAAAAGGATATGTTTTGCGAGAACCTTCAAAAAGGGACCGTAGATGTGTAGTGCTTAATCTGACTGATGAAGGAATGGCAAGATTCAATACAATAGAAAAAGATATGAATTTGAAGTTTGAGAGAGTTTTTTCGATGATTCCAAAGGAAAAACAGAGTCAGGTTTTAGAGGCATTAAATATCTATAATGATGCGATAAAAAAATCGGAGGTGGAATGCTGTGATTAG
- a CDS encoding GNAT family N-acetyltransferase: MIREMRDEDWGTVSEIYKQGLEEGTSTFNTECPSFTEWNEGHVKNCRFVFEEEGKVVGWIALSPSSSRCAYKGCVEMSVYVDRNYRGHGIGTALVNTIIREAEKDGYWSIYSAIFSINKASIALHKKCGFREIGYRERIAKDRFGKWQNTTLMEYRAS, translated from the coding sequence GTGATTAGAGAAATGAGAGATGAAGACTGGGGGACAGTATCAGAGATTTACAAGCAGGGATTAGAAGAGGGAACATCAACTTTTAATACAGAGTGTCCTAGTTTTACTGAGTGGAATGAAGGTCACGTAAAGAATTGTAGGTTTGTTTTTGAGGAAGAAGGGAAGGTTGTAGGCTGGATAGCGTTAAGTCCTTCTTCGAGTAGGTGCGCATATAAAGGCTGCGTTGAAATGAGTGTATATGTTGATAGAAACTATAGAGGTCATGGGATAGGAACAGCTTTGGTAAATACGATTATCCGAGAAGCTGAGAAAGATGGATATTGGAGCATATATTCTGCAATATTTTCAATTAATAAAGCAAGTATAGCCTTACACAAAAAATGTGGTTTCAGGGAAATTGGCTATAGAGAAAGAATAGCTAAAGATCGATTCGGAAAATGGCAGAACACAACTCTTATGGAGTACAGAGCTTCATAA
- a CDS encoding DUF5714 domain-containing protein: MTIEEKANRIIEDIRNEKGVNPIKMFKSMAKKAYISIHGPEHHILDGACLLMAYHNAGGKIDIDYALEKLLKEGLRMPGAMCGLWGICGAITSIGAALSIIDGTGPLSEDGSWGDHMAFTSSAIGELGQINGPRCCKRDAMIAFKHGIEYVRQHYGVQIEYEKQHCEFSSQNQQCIKERCPFFG, from the coding sequence ATGACTATTGAAGAAAAAGCAAACAGGATTATTGAAGATATACGTAATGAAAAAGGCGTAAATCCTATCAAGATGTTTAAGTCAATGGCAAAGAAAGCGTATATAAGCATACATGGGCCAGAGCATCATATATTAGATGGGGCATGTCTTTTAATGGCTTATCATAATGCTGGTGGCAAAATAGATATAGACTATGCCTTGGAGAAGCTTTTGAAAGAAGGACTTCGGATGCCTGGAGCGATGTGCGGACTGTGGGGAATATGCGGAGCGATAACATCTATAGGAGCAGCTCTTTCTATTATTGATGGTACAGGACCACTTTCTGAGGATGGCTCATGGGGAGATCACATGGCATTTACATCAAGCGCCATAGGAGAACTTGGCCAGATAAATGGTCCAAGATGTTGTAAAAGAGATGCTATGATTGCGTTCAAGCATGGAATAGAGTACGTAAGACAGCACTACGGAGTGCAGATCGAATATGAGAAGCAACACTGTGAGTTCTCATCGCAGAACCAGCAGTGCATCAAAGAAAGATGCCCTTTCTTTGGATAA
- a CDS encoding MFS transporter: MDKKRALSGAIIFITLMGIVSLFSDMTHEGARSILGEYLNLAGASAATIGFVSGIGELCGYSLRLISGFIADKTKKYWTFVITGYVIQALAIPALALVPEHGWIWACGLVILERIGKAIKKPAKNTLVSFAASEIGTGKGFAYQEFLDQLGAFLGPVLLFVTALVKGTDDLFTTYRISFAILLVPAMITIALVLTAKIRYPDPEIFEKQEDKPASFEFRKSFVLFMAAICFFAFGFADFTLITLHSANTGAFNESMLSLLYAGAMAVDAFAALFFGWLYDKVGLKALIISTLCSTFFSYFVFMTGNAWLIGAGIILWGIGMGAQESIMKAAVSGIVPRSMRSTGFGIFETGFGIAWFLGSWLLGALYDLNPVYLVTVSVVSQFLAIAFYALCLRCNTTEC; the protein is encoded by the coding sequence ATGGATAAAAAAAGGGCTTTGTCTGGCGCCATAATATTTATAACCCTGATGGGAATCGTAAGTCTGTTTTCGGACATGACTCATGAAGGCGCCAGAAGCATATTGGGCGAATATCTGAACCTCGCAGGGGCATCCGCTGCAACCATCGGATTTGTGTCCGGTATAGGAGAATTGTGCGGGTATTCACTAAGGCTCATATCCGGATTTATAGCAGATAAAACGAAGAAATACTGGACATTTGTTATCACAGGCTATGTAATACAGGCTCTGGCGATTCCTGCACTGGCACTCGTACCTGAACATGGCTGGATTTGGGCCTGCGGTCTTGTGATCCTGGAGCGTATCGGAAAAGCGATAAAAAAGCCTGCCAAAAACACATTGGTAAGCTTTGCGGCAAGCGAGATCGGAACTGGAAAAGGCTTTGCCTATCAGGAGTTTCTGGATCAGCTTGGCGCGTTTCTCGGACCGGTACTGCTTTTTGTAACAGCTCTTGTAAAAGGTACAGACGACCTTTTTACAACATATAGAATCTCTTTTGCGATACTGCTTGTTCCTGCAATGATCACCATAGCTCTTGTTTTGACAGCAAAGATAAGATACCCTGATCCGGAGATCTTTGAAAAGCAGGAAGATAAACCGGCAAGCTTTGAATTCAGGAAGTCATTTGTTCTGTTCATGGCGGCCATCTGCTTTTTTGCTTTTGGCTTTGCAGACTTCACCCTGATCACACTTCATTCGGCTAATACCGGAGCATTTAATGAATCCATGCTCAGCCTGCTATATGCTGGGGCAATGGCTGTGGATGCCTTTGCTGCACTATTCTTTGGCTGGCTTTATGATAAGGTCGGGCTGAAGGCTCTGATCATTTCCACACTATGCAGCACATTCTTCTCATATTTTGTTTTTATGACTGGAAATGCCTGGTTGATCGGAGCTGGGATAATTCTGTGGGGGATTGGAATGGGTGCGCAGGAAAGTATTATGAAAGCAGCTGTCAGTGGAATCGTCCCGCGTTCCATGCGAAGCACCGGTTTCGGAATATTTGAGACAGGATTTGGTATTGCATGGTTTCTGGGCAGTTGGCTTCTCGGTGCCCTGTATGATTTGAATCCTGTGTATCTTGTCACTGTGTCTGTGGTATCACAGTTTCTGGCGATTGCATTTTATGCTTTATGCCTCCGGTGCAATACGACAGAGTGCTAA